The Candidatus Deferrimicrobiaceae bacterium genomic sequence ACGGCGGGCGTCCCGGTCGTCTTCATGAGCGGTTACCCCGACAACCTGTTTTCCGACGGGGGCGGCAAGGACGCGCCGGCGTCCTTCCTCCAGAAGCCTCTCAGCCCCGGGACGCTCCTGCGGACGGTGGGCGACGCGATCCGGCGGTCCGGAAAGGAGACAAACGCTTGAAAGCCATCGCGATCGACGCATTCGGAGGGATCGAGCGACTGCGGCTCGTCACGCTCCTCGACCCGCGCCCCGCGCCGGGCGAGGTGCTGATCGCGGTCGAATATGCCGGGGTCAACCCGGTCGACTGGAAGGTCCGCGAAGGCATGCTGGCCGACATGCTGCCGCACCGCTTCCCGATCGTCCCCGGGTGGGACGCCGCGGGAACCATCCGCGCGGTCGGCGAGGGGGTCGCCGATTTCGCGCCCGGCGACCGCGTCTACGCCTACTGCCGGAAGCCGGAGGTCCATCTGGGCACCTACGCGGAGCTTGTCGCCGTGCCCGCCGCCGTGACGGCGCGCATCCCCGACAACCTCTCCTTTGCGAGCGCCGCGACCATTCCCCTGGCCGGTCTGACCGCCTGGCAATCGCTCTTCGACACGGCGCACCTGACGGCCGGCGAAAAGGTGCTGATCCACGCAGGGGCGGGAGGCGTGGGTTCGCTCGCCATCCAGTTCGCGAAGCACGCGGGAGCGACGGTCTTCACGACGTCCAGCCGGAAGAACCACGATTACGTCCGGGGCCTGGGCGCCGACGCGGCGATCGATTACCGGGAGGAAAGTTTCGTCGACCGGGTCAAGGCACTCGCCCCCGAGGGGATCGATGTCGTCTTCGACACGATCGGCGGCGAGGTGCAGGGAAACAGCTACCGGGTCCTGAAACCCGGGGGCCGGCTCGTCTCCGTCATCTCGATCCCGGATGCCGGTGCCGCGGGAAGACCGGACGTCAAGGCCGATTTCGTCTTCGTCTCCCCGGACGGGAACCAGCTTCGCGAGATATCCACGCTCCTGGAGGGGGGCGCAATCCAGCCTCCTTCGTACAAGCTGATGAAGCTCGAAGAGGCCGCCAAGGCGCAGGAACTGAGCCGCGCCGGGCACGTGCGCGGCAAGATCATACTCAAGGTCCGCTAAAAGCCGGGCCAGGAGAGGTGACGATATGAAGAAATTGCTGATCGGATCGATCCTGCTGGGGATGGGCCTTTTCATTCCGGCGCCGGCGTCGGCGGGCATCAATGTCAATGTGGGGATCTCCCTG encodes the following:
- a CDS encoding NADP-dependent oxidoreductase, giving the protein MKAIAIDAFGGIERLRLVTLLDPRPAPGEVLIAVEYAGVNPVDWKVREGMLADMLPHRFPIVPGWDAAGTIRAVGEGVADFAPGDRVYAYCRKPEVHLGTYAELVAVPAAVTARIPDNLSFASAATIPLAGLTAWQSLFDTAHLTAGEKVLIHAGAGGVGSLAIQFAKHAGATVFTTSSRKNHDYVRGLGADAAIDYREESFVDRVKALAPEGIDVVFDTIGGEVQGNSYRVLKPGGRLVSVISIPDAGAAGRPDVKADFVFVSPDGNQLREISTLLEGGAIQPPSYKLMKLEEAAKAQELSRAGHVRGKIILKVR